Proteins encoded together in one Equus asinus isolate D_3611 breed Donkey chromosome 12, EquAss-T2T_v2, whole genome shotgun sequence window:
- the FAM110B gene encoding protein FAM110B: MPTETLQTGSMVKPVSPAGTFTSAVPLRILNKGPDYFRRQAEPNPKRLSAVERLEADKAKYVKSQEVINAKQEPVKPAVLAKPPVCPATKRALGSPTLKVFGSSAKTESGVQRENLKLEILKNIINSSEGSSSGSGHKHSSRNWPPHRPDATDLHRHSFAESLKVYPTQGRGSPQESSSHVGRRLLDQSAESFLHVSHSSSDIRKVTSVKPLKAIPCSSSAPPLPPKPKVAAIATMKSPEADPVEPACGVSRRPSLQRSKSDLSDRYFRVDADVERFFNYCGLDPEELENLGMENFARANSDIISLNFRSASMISSDCEQSQDSNSDLRNDDSANDRVPYGISAIERNARIIKWLYSIKQARESQKVSHV; this comes from the coding sequence ATGCCCACGGAGACCCTACAGACAGGTAGCATGGTGAAGCCGGTCAGCCCCGCCGGCACCTTCACCTCGGCGGTCCCCCTGCGCATCCTCAACAAAGGACCCGACTACTTTCGCAGGCAGGCCGAGCCCAACCCGAAAAGACTCAGCGCCGTGGAGAGGCTGGAAGCGGATAAGGCGAAGTATGTCAAGAGTCAGGAGGTCATCAACGCCAAGCAGGAGCCTGTGAAGCCGGCCGTGCTGGCCAAGCCCCCGGTGTGCCCCGCCACCAAGCGCGCCCTGGGCAGCCCCACGCTCAAAGTGTTCGGCAGCAGCGCCAAGACCGAGAGCGGTGTGCAGAGGGAGAATCTGAAGCTCGAGATCCTGAAAAACATCATCAACAGCTCCGAAGGCTCCAGCTCGGGCTCCGGGCACAAGCACAGCTCCCGAAACTGGCCGCCCCACAGGCCGGACGCCACCGACCTGCACCGGCACTCCTTCGCTGAGTCCCTGAAGGTTTACCCGACGCAGGGCCGCGGCAGCCCGCAGGAAAGCAGCTCCCACGTGGGCAGGAGGCTGCTGGACCAGTCGGCCGAGTCCTTCCTCCACGTCTCCCACAGCTCCTCGGACATCCGCAAAGTGACCAGTGTTAAGCCCTTAAAAGCGATCCCCTGCAGTAGCTCCGCCCCTCCCCTGCCACCCAAACCCAAGGTCGCCGCCATCGCCACCATGAAGTCTCCCGAAGCCGACCCTGTGGAACCCGCTTGTGGAGTCAGCCGAAGACCCTCCCTCCAGCGGTCTAAGTCAGACTTGAGTGACAGATATTTCCGGGTGGACGCAGACGTGGAGAGGTTCTTCAACTACTGCGGACTGGACCCCGAAGAGCTGGAAAACCTCGGAATGGAAAACTTTGCAAGGGCTAATTCTGACATAATATCCCTCAACTTCCGCAGCGCAAGCATGATCAGCTCAGACTGTGAACAGTCTCAGGACAGTAACAGTGACCTTAGAAATGATGACAGTGCCAATGACCGGGTGCCATATGGCATTTCTGCGATCGAAAGAAATGCTAGGATCATCAAGTGGTTATATAGCATCAAACAAGCTAGAGAGTCACAGAAGGTCTCCCACGTGTAA